Proteins from one Flavobacterium sp. N2038 genomic window:
- the ccoG gene encoding cytochrome c oxidase accessory protein CcoG — MSNLPDEAFRDTIGTIDEGGNRKFIFPKKPSGKFYNYRKIVSYVLLAILFINPFIKVNGNQFMMFNILERRFNIFGFPFWPQDFYLFVISMLVGVVFVILFTVVFGRIFCGWICPQTIFLEMVFRRIEYWIDGDRGSQSRLARMEWNAEKIRKRAIKWTIFFVISFVIANVFLAYLVGSDALFLMIEQGPIKQSSNFIALLIFTGIFYFVFVWFREQVCIIACPYGRLQGVLLDNKSINVAYDFVRGEKEKGRAKFNKKEDRVLTGKGDCIDCLQCVHVCPMGIDIRNGTQLECTNCTACIDECDHIMESVGLPKGLIRYASEDEIAKKEPFKFTSRMKGYTAVLFILLSIFVGMLFLRTDVQAVVLRLPGQLFQHDGDKISNVYTYKIVNKTMKDYNDIHFELIDQKGEIRNVGKTHFKVAKEGISQGTLFIEINEALLESDKTNVKIGIYNGKELLETTNTNFLGPRSFN; from the coding sequence ATGTCAAATTTACCAGACGAGGCTTTTAGAGATACTATTGGAACTATAGATGAAGGCGGTAATCGGAAATTTATATTCCCTAAGAAACCGTCTGGTAAATTTTATAATTACCGCAAAATTGTCAGCTATGTTTTACTGGCTATCTTATTTATAAATCCGTTTATTAAAGTAAACGGAAATCAATTTATGATGTTCAACATTCTCGAACGTCGTTTTAATATATTTGGATTCCCCTTTTGGCCTCAGGATTTTTACCTGTTTGTTATATCAATGCTTGTAGGCGTTGTATTTGTTATCTTATTTACAGTTGTTTTTGGAAGGATATTTTGTGGATGGATTTGCCCTCAGACCATATTTTTGGAGATGGTTTTTCGCCGAATTGAATATTGGATCGATGGTGATCGGGGATCTCAGTCTCGTTTAGCCAGAATGGAATGGAATGCTGAGAAAATTAGAAAAAGAGCTATAAAGTGGACGATTTTCTTCGTGATCTCTTTTGTGATTGCAAATGTTTTTCTGGCTTATTTAGTTGGTAGCGATGCTTTGTTTTTAATGATAGAGCAAGGACCAATTAAACAGTCCAGTAATTTTATTGCACTTCTTATTTTTACCGGTATTTTTTATTTTGTTTTTGTTTGGTTTCGTGAGCAGGTTTGTATTATAGCCTGCCCTTATGGTAGATTACAAGGAGTTCTTTTAGATAATAAATCGATTAATGTTGCTTATGATTTTGTACGTGGCGAAAAAGAAAAAGGGCGTGCAAAATTTAATAAAAAAGAAGACAGAGTCTTAACTGGTAAAGGAGACTGTATTGACTGTCTTCAATGTGTTCATGTCTGTCCTATGGGAATAGATATTAGAAACGGAACGCAGTTGGAATGCACAAATTGTACCGCTTGTATTGATGAATGTGATCATATAATGGAATCAGTTGGATTACCAAAAGGTCTTATTCGTTATGCATCAGAAGATGAGATTGCTAAAAAAGAACCTTTCAAATTTACTTCAAGAATGAAAGGTTACACAGCGGTGTTGTTTATTCTATTAAGTATCTTTGTTGGAATGTTGTTTTTAAGAACAGATGTTCAGGCTGTTGTTTTGCGCTTGCCGGGACAGCTTTTTCAACATGACGGTGACAAAATTAGTAATGTTTACACGTACAAAATTGTAAACAAAACTATGAAAGACTATAATGATATCCATTTTGAATTAATTGATCAAAAAGGAGAAATCAGGAATGTTGGGAAAACTCATTTTAAAGTGGCTAAAGAAGGTATTTCGCAAGGAACGTTATTTATCGAAATTAACGAGGCGCTTTTAGAAAGTGATAAAACTAATGTGAAAATTGGTATATATAACGGTAAAGAATTACTGGAAACCACCAATACAAATTTCTTAGGACCACGAAGTTTTAATTAA
- a CDS encoding FixH family protein, giving the protein MKINWGTGIVIAFALFMTFILYFVFEVQSNSKYDNDLVVEEYYKHDTHFQEEMARIQNAHDLQHKPVVKYNDQGLTVIFPATFESNKITGNVLLYRPSNKKFDFDTKLALTNSSLHIPQNKLIKGRWDVNMEWQYEGKKYLTKEVIYVN; this is encoded by the coding sequence ATGAAAATTAATTGGGGAACAGGAATTGTCATTGCATTTGCATTGTTTATGACATTTATTTTATATTTTGTTTTTGAAGTACAATCCAATAGTAAATATGATAATGATTTGGTTGTAGAAGAGTATTACAAACACGATACTCATTTTCAGGAAGAGATGGCGCGAATTCAAAACGCACATGATTTGCAGCATAAGCCTGTTGTAAAATACAATGATCAAGGGCTGACAGTTATATTTCCTGCTACTTTTGAGAGTAATAAAATTACAGGTAATGTTTTGTTGTACAGGCCATCAAATAAAAAATTTGATTTTGATACCAAACTTGCACTGACAAATTCTTCTTTACATATTCCGCAGAATAAATTGATTAAAGGACGCTGGGATGTTAATATGGAATGGCAATATGAGGGTAAAAAATACTTAACTAAAGAGGTGATTTACGTAAATTAA
- the hemN gene encoding oxygen-independent coproporphyrinogen III oxidase encodes MKISLTQKYNVPGPRYTSYPTVPYWNEAAFTVEEWKESFRKSFIESNSENGISLYIHLPFCESMCTFCGCNKRITKNHSVEEKYIQAVLKEWSLYCNLLPEKPLIKEIHLGGGTPTFFSSDNLELLINGIFAYAGKAENHEFSFEGHPNNTTYEQLKKLYDLGFRRVSFGVQDYAEKVQKAIHRIQPFHNVAKVTFWAKEIGYKSIGHDIIFGLPFQTIENIVDTVEKTNSLKPDRLAFYSYAHVPWIKGNGQRGFNEENLPKDAEKRKLYEIGKQLLSANGYHEIGMDHFALSSDSLFHAVHNKKMHRNFMGYSASKTQLMIGLGVSSISDSWYSFAQNTKSLEDYYQLIDADQLPVVKGHILNEEDLIIRKHILNLTCELETSWSKDSLYFKELPDVLMALKEIENDELIVIEGHKIKITEAGRPFVRNICMAFDLHLKRKSPETNLFSMTV; translated from the coding sequence ATGAAAATTTCCTTAACTCAAAAATACAATGTACCTGGTCCAAGATATACGAGTTATCCAACGGTACCTTACTGGAATGAAGCTGCTTTTACGGTTGAAGAATGGAAAGAATCTTTTCGAAAATCATTCATAGAAAGCAATTCTGAAAACGGAATAAGTTTATATATTCATTTACCATTTTGTGAAAGTATGTGCACCTTTTGCGGTTGTAACAAACGAATCACAAAAAACCATTCGGTTGAGGAAAAATACATTCAGGCTGTTCTTAAAGAATGGAGCTTATACTGCAATTTACTGCCCGAAAAACCTCTTATAAAAGAAATACATTTAGGCGGAGGAACACCAACTTTTTTCTCCTCTGATAATTTAGAACTTCTTATTAACGGAATCTTTGCCTATGCAGGTAAGGCAGAAAATCACGAATTTAGCTTTGAAGGACATCCTAACAATACAACATACGAACAACTTAAAAAACTTTACGATTTAGGCTTTCGCCGAGTAAGTTTTGGTGTTCAGGATTATGCCGAGAAAGTGCAAAAAGCAATTCACAGAATCCAGCCTTTTCATAATGTTGCTAAAGTAACCTTTTGGGCAAAAGAAATTGGTTATAAATCAATTGGACATGATATTATATTTGGATTACCATTTCAAACTATAGAAAACATCGTTGATACAGTTGAAAAAACAAATTCATTAAAACCGGATCGTCTTGCATTTTACAGCTATGCTCACGTGCCATGGATAAAAGGAAATGGACAGCGAGGATTTAATGAAGAGAATCTTCCAAAAGATGCCGAAAAACGAAAACTATACGAAATCGGAAAACAATTGCTTTCTGCAAATGGTTATCATGAAATTGGAATGGATCATTTTGCATTGTCTTCAGATAGCTTATTTCACGCTGTACACAACAAAAAAATGCATCGTAATTTTATGGGGTATAGTGCTTCAAAAACACAGCTTATGATTGGTTTAGGCGTTTCTTCTATTAGTGACAGCTGGTACAGTTTTGCCCAAAATACAAAAAGCCTTGAAGACTACTATCAATTAATAGATGCTGATCAATTACCAGTTGTAAAAGGTCATATTTTAAATGAAGAAGATTTAATTATTAGAAAACACATCTTAAACTTAACCTGCGAACTTGAAACTTCCTGGAGCAAAGATTCTTTATACTTTAAAGAGCTTCCGGATGTATTAATGGCTTTAAAAGAAATAGAAAACGATGAATTAATCGTAATAGAAGGTCATAAAATCAAAATTACAGAAGCCGGGAGACCATTTGTTCGTAATATCTGTATGGCTTTTGATTTGCATCTAAAAAGAAAATCTCCGGAAACAAATCTGTTCTCAATGACCGTTTAA
- the ccoS gene encoding cbb3-type cytochrome oxidase assembly protein CcoS, whose protein sequence is MSVIYLLISVSICVAIGFFIAFIVAVKSGQYDDDYTPSVRMLFDDETKITPQKNNSPTEEKQV, encoded by the coding sequence ATGAGTGTAATTTATCTATTAATTTCAGTTAGTATTTGTGTAGCAATAGGCTTCTTTATTGCTTTCATCGTCGCGGTTAAATCTGGTCAATACGATGATGATTATACACCCTCAGTCAGAATGCTTTTTGACGACGAAACAAAAATTACTCCCCAGAAAAATAATTCACCAACCGAAGAAAAACAAGTATAA
- a CDS encoding sulfite exporter TauE/SafE family protein, whose translation MLFSAFILGLISSLHCVGMCGPIAMMLPVDHQNQAKKVTQIVTYHLGRLTAYATIGLIFGLLGRGFFLAGMQQKMSIFIGVAMILVVVIPEKIFAKYNFSKPVYKIISNIKTSLGSQFKKKSYKSLFTIGLLNGFLPCGMVYVALFGAIAMQSASLGVMYMLLFGLGTLPLMTIVVYIHSLLKLPFRNKIQKAIPYVAVLIGVLFILRGLGLGIPYISPSNMSLFVQGTPECH comes from the coding sequence ATGCTGTTTTCTGCTTTTATATTAGGCCTTATCAGTAGTCTGCATTGTGTTGGAATGTGTGGGCCTATTGCTATGATGTTGCCGGTCGATCATCAAAATCAGGCTAAGAAAGTAACCCAGATTGTAACGTATCATTTAGGAAGATTAACAGCTTATGCAACAATAGGTTTAATCTTTGGATTACTTGGACGTGGCTTTTTCCTGGCCGGAATGCAGCAAAAAATGTCTATATTTATTGGTGTTGCAATGATTCTCGTTGTTGTAATTCCGGAAAAAATATTCGCAAAATACAATTTTTCAAAACCAGTATATAAGATTATCTCCAATATAAAAACCAGTTTAGGAAGCCAGTTTAAAAAGAAAAGCTATAAATCTTTGTTTACAATAGGCTTATTAAATGGTTTCTTGCCGTGTGGAATGGTTTATGTGGCCTTATTTGGGGCAATTGCAATGCAAAGCGCCAGTCTGGGTGTTATGTATATGTTGTTGTTCGGATTAGGAACTCTTCCTTTAATGACAATCGTTGTTTATATCCATTCACTACTAAAACTGCCATTTCGAAATAAAATTCAAAAAGCAATTCCTTATGTTGCAGTACTAATTGGTGTACTTTTTATATTGAGAGGTTTAGGATTGGGTATACCTTATATATCTCCTTCAAACATGAGTTTGTTTGTTCAGGGAACTCCTGAATGCCATTAG
- a CDS encoding heavy metal translocating P-type ATPase: MSELGCFHCGLTIPKNEEITFDEKKFCCNGCKTVYEIFSLHDLTCYYDFEKSPGATPQDIAGKYDFLDNETILSKVLEFQEGNTAIVSLNIPHIHCSSCIWILENLNRIQSGISISQVNFPEKRVRITFNSDLISLKEIAYLLSSIGYEPYISLENYETGKNNVDRSLTYKLGVAFFCFGNIMLLSFPEYFEIKEFWLDNYKPFFRILIFVLALPSFLYSASGYYVSAYKSIKSKMLNIDIPIALGIIVMFIRSTFDIVMNYGSGFFDSLTGLVFFMLLGKMFQIKTYSFLSFERDFKSYFPIAVTRINADASEESVPIYDVLKGNRLLIRNQELIPVDGILISEKAEIDYSFVTGEAVPITKKSGDKVFAGGKQIGKVIEMEVLHSVSQSYLTQLWSNEIFQKKVDQKHKTITDKISRYFTPLLLLIAFAGFGYWIFIDANTAFNVFTAVLIVACPCALALTAPFTFGNILRIMGKQKMYLKNALVIEQLAKVDTIVFDKTGTITTNKKSNIIYEGTPISDENLVLIKNVLRASNHPLSRMLYDFLPESGRIKIDDFQEITGKGILASAENNTIKIGSGSFVGGPEKDASEIEKTALHIKINDVYYGEFNFQNQYRDGLRTLFSTLSEKYEIKVLSGDNDGERGTLETILPKNTELVFNQKPEQKLEFIKKLQEKGQNVMMVGDGLNDAGALAQSNVGISISENVNVFSPACDAILDASEFSRLDYFLKLSHKSILIIKMSFGLSLLYNVVGLGFAITGNLLPLVAAIIMPLSTITIVSFVTFMSNYFSKSNLKRL; encoded by the coding sequence ATGAGTGAGTTAGGTTGTTTTCATTGTGGACTTACCATTCCTAAAAATGAAGAAATCACTTTCGATGAAAAAAAATTCTGCTGCAATGGTTGTAAAACCGTGTATGAAATTTTTAGTCTTCACGATTTAACCTGTTATTATGATTTCGAAAAATCACCAGGTGCCACTCCTCAGGATATTGCTGGAAAATATGATTTTCTGGATAATGAAACTATTCTTTCAAAAGTACTTGAGTTTCAGGAAGGAAATACCGCTATTGTTTCTTTAAATATTCCACACATTCATTGTAGTTCTTGTATTTGGATTCTTGAAAATTTAAACCGAATTCAAAGCGGAATTAGCATATCACAAGTAAATTTTCCTGAAAAGAGAGTTAGAATAACCTTTAACTCAGATCTTATTTCTCTTAAAGAAATCGCTTATTTGTTGAGCTCTATCGGGTATGAACCTTATATAAGTCTTGAAAATTACGAAACGGGAAAAAACAATGTAGACCGAAGCTTGACTTACAAATTAGGTGTTGCGTTCTTTTGTTTTGGTAATATCATGCTATTGTCTTTTCCTGAATATTTTGAAATAAAAGAGTTTTGGTTAGACAATTACAAACCTTTCTTTAGGATTTTGATTTTTGTGCTGGCTCTGCCTAGTTTCTTATATTCTGCAAGCGGTTACTACGTTTCGGCTTATAAAAGCATCAAATCAAAAATGCTGAATATTGACATTCCAATTGCATTAGGAATTATCGTAATGTTTATTAGAAGCACTTTTGATATTGTGATGAATTATGGCTCTGGTTTTTTTGACAGTTTAACAGGTCTGGTTTTCTTTATGTTACTTGGAAAAATGTTTCAAATTAAAACCTATAGTTTTTTAAGTTTCGAAAGAGATTTTAAATCCTATTTTCCTATAGCGGTTACAAGAATTAATGCCGATGCCTCTGAAGAAAGTGTTCCTATATATGATGTCTTAAAAGGAAACAGATTGTTAATCAGAAATCAGGAATTAATTCCGGTTGATGGTATTCTGATTAGTGAAAAAGCGGAGATAGATTATAGCTTTGTTACCGGAGAAGCAGTTCCGATTACCAAAAAATCCGGAGACAAAGTATTTGCAGGAGGAAAACAAATAGGGAAAGTGATAGAAATGGAGGTATTGCATTCTGTTTCACAAAGTTACCTTACGCAATTATGGAGTAATGAAATTTTCCAGAAAAAAGTAGATCAAAAACATAAAACGATTACAGATAAGATTAGCCGATATTTTACGCCTCTTTTATTATTAATTGCATTTGCCGGATTTGGTTACTGGATATTTATCGATGCTAATACTGCATTTAATGTTTTTACTGCGGTATTAATTGTAGCATGTCCTTGTGCGTTAGCGCTTACCGCTCCATTTACTTTTGGAAATATCCTGAGAATTATGGGTAAGCAAAAAATGTATCTTAAAAATGCATTGGTAATAGAACAGTTAGCAAAAGTTGACACTATTGTTTTTGATAAAACAGGGACCATTACAACAAACAAAAAATCAAATATTATCTATGAGGGTACTCCAATTTCAGATGAAAATTTGGTATTAATAAAAAACGTCCTTAGGGCATCAAATCATCCTTTGAGCCGCATGCTGTATGACTTCTTGCCGGAATCAGGAAGAATTAAAATTGATGATTTTCAGGAAATAACCGGAAAAGGAATTTTAGCTTCAGCTGAAAATAATACGATTAAAATAGGTTCAGGAAGTTTTGTTGGCGGACCTGAAAAAGATGCCTCTGAAATTGAAAAAACGGCGCTTCATATAAAAATTAATGATGTTTATTATGGCGAATTTAATTTTCAAAATCAGTATAGAGATGGTTTAAGAACGTTATTTTCTACCTTGAGTGAAAAATATGAAATAAAAGTGCTGTCAGGTGACAATGATGGAGAACGAGGAACTTTGGAGACCATATTGCCGAAAAACACCGAATTGGTTTTTAATCAGAAACCGGAACAAAAACTCGAGTTCATAAAAAAACTGCAGGAAAAAGGGCAAAATGTAATGATGGTAGGGGATGGACTGAATGATGCCGGTGCTTTGGCTCAAAGTAATGTTGGAATCTCTATATCAGAAAACGTCAATGTTTTCTCGCCTGCTTGCGATGCAATTTTGGATGCCAGCGAGTTTTCGAGATTAGATTACTTTCTGAAACTTTCTCATAAATCTATTTTGATAATTAAAATGAGTTTTGGTTTATCGCTTCTGTATAATGTAGTAGGATTGGGTTTTGCAATTACAGGAAATCTCTTACCTCTGGTAGCTGCCATAATAATGCCTTTAAGCACAATTACGATTGTTAGTTTTGTTACGTTTATGTCTAACTATTTCAGTAAGAGTAATTTAAAACGATTATAA
- a CDS encoding cbb3-type cytochrome c oxidase N-terminal domain-containing protein encodes MKKFFPAYVRVPLIFFIGFALMEYFIDSGDKPAFIKYPMVSVFLLVFLFILIAVEITLSAVNRVLYQLMTPEEKAKLEYEDSLSLKESTWYKNLMHKLTKTQPMEKEGDLLLDHDYDGIKELDNNLPPWWVYLFYICIIFGVIYVAKYELFGGDNQETELKKEMAQAKIDVDEYLKTAPDLMDEKTVVLLTDAPSLDAGKEIFTTNCAACHRVDAGGQIGPNLTDDRWILGGGIKNLFHTITNGGRDGKGMIAWKGTLKPKEIQKVASYILSLQGSNPKDPKEAEGDVWVDDSAPKTDAAANTQKDTTEVKK; translated from the coding sequence ATGAAAAAGTTTTTCCCAGCATACGTAAGAGTACCGTTAATTTTCTTTATCGGTTTTGCCTTGATGGAATATTTTATAGATTCAGGAGATAAACCTGCTTTTATCAAATATCCAATGGTTTCTGTCTTTTTGCTTGTTTTTCTGTTTATTCTGATTGCTGTTGAAATTACTTTAAGTGCGGTCAATCGTGTTCTGTATCAATTGATGACACCAGAAGAAAAAGCAAAATTAGAATACGAAGATAGTCTAAGTCTTAAAGAAAGTACTTGGTACAAAAATCTAATGCATAAGCTGACGAAAACGCAGCCTATGGAAAAAGAGGGCGACTTATTATTGGATCATGATTATGACGGAATCAAAGAGTTAGATAATAATTTACCGCCTTGGTGGGTATATTTATTCTACATCTGTATCATTTTTGGAGTAATCTATGTTGCAAAATATGAACTTTTTGGTGGTGATAACCAGGAAACGGAGTTGAAAAAAGAAATGGCACAGGCCAAAATTGATGTGGATGAATATCTTAAAACTGCTCCAGATTTAATGGATGAAAAGACAGTAGTTCTACTAACAGACGCTCCAAGCCTGGATGCAGGAAAAGAAATTTTCACAACAAATTGTGCCGCTTGTCACCGTGTTGATGCAGGAGGACAAATTGGACCAAACCTTACAGACGACCGTTGGATTTTAGGTGGAGGAATTAAAAATCTGTTCCATACTATTACAAATGGAGGACGTGATGGAAAAGGAATGATTGCCTGGAAAGGTACTTTAAAACCAAAAGAAATTCAAAAAGTAGCAAGTTACATTTTGTCTTTACAGGGAAGTAATCCTAAAGATCCAAAAGAAGCAGAAGGAGATGTTTGGGTAGACGATAGTGCTCCTAAAACCGATGCAGCTGCAAATACACAAAAAGATACCACTGAAGTTAAAAAATAA
- a CDS encoding CcoQ/FixQ family Cbb3-type cytochrome c oxidase assembly chaperone, whose protein sequence is MFEQIKHNMETISGIEVYPIISLLIFFFFFVGLGFWVFSYKKDKIQEMSQIPLDEGSIIISKDRQQ, encoded by the coding sequence ATGTTTGAGCAAATAAAACACAATATGGAAACAATATCGGGTATAGAAGTTTACCCGATTATTTCTCTCTTGATTTTCTTTTTCTTTTTTGTAGGATTAGGCTTTTGGGTGTTCTCATATAAAAAAGACAAAATTCAGGAAATGAGTCAGATACCTTTAGATGAAGGAAGTATTATAATTTCAAAAGATAGACAACAATGA
- the ccoN gene encoding cytochrome-c oxidase, cbb3-type subunit I encodes MEMEQFYYDNKIVKKFIYATILFGVVGMLVGLTLAVMYLFPNITDGISWLSYGRLRPLHTNAVIFAFVGNAFFAGMYYSMQRLLKARMFSDFLSNLHFWGWQLIIVAAAITLPLGYTSSKEYAELEWPIDIAIAVIWVVMGINMIGTMLRRRERHLYVAIWFYIATFVTVAVLHIFNNIEIPVSGLKSYSVYAGVQDALVQWWYGHNAVAFFLTTPFLGLMYYFIPKVANRPIYSYRLSIIHFWSLIFIYIWAGPHHLLYSALPNWAQNLGVAFSVMLIAPSWGGMINGLLTLRGAWDKVREEPVLKFFVVAITGYGMATFEGPMLSLKNVNAIAHYTDWIVAHVHVGALAWNGFMSFGIIYWLIPRMTKSNLFSKKLANFHFWIGTLGIIVYTIPLYVAGFQQASMWKQFNPDGTLTYGNFLETVTAIMPMYWMRAIGGSLYLIGMLTLVYNIIMTVKAGETIEDELAQAPALQKINSNRLNGEKFHSWLERKPIQLTILATVAILIGGIIQIVPTIMVKSNIPTISSVKPYTPLELEGRDLYIREGCVGCHSQSVRPFRSEVERYGVQAKAGEFVYDHPFLWGSKRTGPDLLRVGGKYNDNWHFNHMWNPQSTSAGSIMPGYKWLFDNKPLDISLTQKKMQVMVTLGVPYSEDEVANAQRILREQAVKIEKSLESDPDFVKSYDDSKKKAAAKGEKFIPMNEREIVALIAYIQRLGTDIKVKETSK; translated from the coding sequence ATGGAAATGGAACAGTTTTATTACGACAACAAAATTGTAAAAAAATTCATTTACGCCACTATTCTTTTTGGAGTAGTAGGTATGTTAGTAGGACTGACCCTTGCGGTTATGTACCTTTTTCCCAATATAACAGATGGGATCTCCTGGCTTAGTTATGGTCGTTTAAGACCGTTGCATACTAATGCTGTAATTTTTGCCTTTGTGGGTAATGCTTTCTTTGCCGGAATGTATTATTCGATGCAAAGACTACTTAAAGCCAGAATGTTTAGTGACTTTTTAAGTAACCTGCATTTTTGGGGTTGGCAGCTTATTATTGTAGCAGCTGCAATTACGTTACCATTAGGGTATACTTCTTCAAAAGAATATGCAGAGCTTGAATGGCCAATAGATATTGCGATAGCGGTTATTTGGGTTGTAATGGGGATTAATATGATCGGAACGATGCTTCGACGCAGAGAGCGCCATTTGTATGTAGCAATTTGGTTCTATATCGCGACTTTTGTTACTGTAGCTGTTTTACATATCTTTAATAATATTGAGATTCCGGTTTCTGGATTAAAAAGTTACTCTGTTTATGCCGGAGTTCAGGACGCTTTAGTTCAGTGGTGGTACGGTCATAATGCAGTTGCGTTTTTCTTAACTACTCCATTCTTAGGTTTAATGTATTATTTCATTCCTAAAGTGGCAAATAGACCAATCTATTCTTATAGATTATCAATTATTCACTTTTGGTCTTTAATCTTTATATATATATGGGCAGGACCACACCATTTATTATACTCTGCTCTTCCAAACTGGGCACAGAACTTAGGTGTTGCGTTTTCTGTAATGTTGATTGCTCCATCTTGGGGAGGTATGATTAATGGATTATTGACACTGAGAGGTGCCTGGGATAAAGTTCGTGAAGAACCGGTTTTAAAATTCTTTGTAGTAGCGATTACAGGTTACGGAATGGCAACTTTTGAAGGGCCAATGCTTTCTCTTAAAAATGTCAACGCTATTGCGCACTATACGGACTGGATCGTAGCACACGTGCACGTAGGAGCATTAGCATGGAACGGATTTATGTCTTTTGGTATTATCTACTGGTTGATTCCTCGAATGACAAAATCGAACTTATTCTCTAAGAAACTGGCAAATTTCCATTTCTGGATTGGTACTTTAGGTATTATAGTATATACAATTCCATTATATGTGGCTGGTTTTCAACAAGCTTCAATGTGGAAACAATTTAATCCGGATGGAACTTTAACTTACGGAAATTTCCTTGAAACCGTAACAGCAATTATGCCAATGTACTGGATGAGAGCTATCGGAGGAAGTTTGTACCTAATAGGTATGTTAACATTGGTTTACAATATTATCATGACTGTAAAAGCGGGTGAGACTATTGAAGATGAATTAGCTCAGGCTCCTGCATTACAAAAAATAAACAGCAACAGACTTAATGGAGAAAAATTCCATTCATGGTTAGAAAGAAAACCAATTCAGTTAACCATTTTGGCTACAGTTGCTATTTTAATTGGAGGAATCATTCAAATTGTTCCAACGATTATGGTAAAATCAAATATTCCAACGATTTCAAGCGTGAAACCTTATACACCTTTGGAGTTAGAAGGTCGTGATTTATATATCAGAGAAGGCTGTGTAGGTTGTCACTCACAATCTGTTCGCCCTTTTAGAAGTGAAGTAGAACGTTATGGAGTTCAGGCAAAAGCAGGAGAATTTGTTTACGACCATCCATTTTTATGGGGATCTAAACGTACAGGTCCTGATTTGCTTAGAGTAGGTGGAAAATATAATGACAACTGGCATTTTAATCACATGTGGAATCCACAAAGTACATCTGCCGGATCAATCATGCCAGGATACAAATGGTTGTTTGATAACAAACCACTAGACATATCACTGACTCAGAAAAAAATGCAGGTGATGGTTACATTGGGAGTGCCATATTCTGAAGATGAAGTGGCAAATGCGCAACGAATATTAAGAGAGCAGGCAGTTAAAATCGAAAAAAGCTTAGAAAGTGATCCTGACTTTGTTAAGAGTTATGATGACAGTAAAAAGAAAGCTGCTGCTAAAGGCGAGAAATTCATTCCGATGAACGAACGTGAAATTGTTGCACTGATTGCATATATTCAAAGATTAGGTACTGATATTAAGGTAAAAGAAACTTCTAAATAA
- a CDS encoding Crp/Fnr family transcriptional regulator — MNKCDQCIVRQLSSLKALNKEEVVKLASSKTTYTIKKGEALFEEGEVTNGVFCVKDGVGKLSKLSANGKDQIVKLVKSGELLGQRSMISNEPANLSAKAIADMEVCFIPKAEILHFFNHNNQFSLNLMQSVCEDLKESENEKIALVQKTVKQRLAETLLHLHDSFGENADKTLQVQLTREELAGMIGTATESCIRLLSDFNKLELIELVGKKIMLKNIKALKKMAE; from the coding sequence ATGAATAAATGTGACCAATGTATTGTACGCCAGCTTTCTTCTCTTAAAGCACTTAATAAAGAAGAAGTTGTAAAATTGGCTAGTAGCAAAACTACTTATACCATAAAAAAAGGGGAAGCTCTTTTTGAAGAAGGTGAAGTTACAAATGGCGTATTTTGTGTAAAAGACGGTGTAGGAAAACTTTCTAAATTAAGCGCAAACGGAAAAGACCAAATTGTAAAACTGGTAAAATCCGGTGAACTTTTGGGGCAACGTTCTATGATTAGTAATGAACCTGCTAATTTATCTGCAAAAGCAATTGCCGACATGGAAGTTTGTTTTATTCCGAAAGCCGAAATTCTACACTTTTTTAACCACAACAATCAATTCTCACTGAATTTGATGCAATCTGTTTGTGAAGACTTAAAAGAGTCTGAAAACGAAAAAATTGCTTTAGTACAAAAAACTGTAAAGCAACGTTTAGCAGAGACATTACTGCATCTGCATGATTCGTTTGGAGAAAATGCAGACAAAACACTACAAGTACAACTTACAAGAGAAGAGCTTGCCGGAATGATTGGAACTGCTACAGAAAGCTGTATCCGCTTACTGTCTGATTTTAATAAACTGGAATTGATTGAGCTTGTTGGAAAAAAAATTATGCTTAAAAATATTAAGGCATTAAAGAAAATGGCTGAATAA